A single Bosea sp. PAMC 26642 DNA region contains:
- the pyk gene encoding pyruvate kinase — protein sequence MKRERRIKIIATLGPASATEEMCAKLFEAGVDVFRINMSHTNKDTLPEKVAMLRSLETKFRRPVGILADLQGPKLRVGAFGGDGGVTLENGARFTLDSDPAPGTLKRVHLPHPEILSALEPGHTLILDDGKLRLVVEKASEKQAVTRVVVGGRLSSRKGVSLPDTTIAVSAMTDKDRSDAEAAAEAGVDWIALSFVQRPEDMADLRKIVRGRALALAKIEKPQALLRLEEIIDASDAIMVARGDLGVEMPLEKVPGTQKRITRMCRRMGKPVVVATQMLESMITSPVPTRAEVSDVATAVFEGADAVMLSAESAAGQFPIEAVTMMNRIAEEVESESVYRSILEAQRAEPEATGADAIAKAAHEIADTLNLKAIAAWTSSGSTAFRIARERPNSTVIALTPNRATARRLTLVWGVHAVVTKDASDVDDMASRACKFAVRENFARLGDRIIVVAGVPFGSPGATNMVRIAFVAKEHVEKA from the coding sequence ATGAAGCGCGAGCGCCGGATCAAGATCATCGCCACGCTGGGGCCGGCGTCGGCGACCGAGGAGATGTGCGCGAAACTGTTCGAGGCGGGCGTCGACGTCTTCCGCATCAATATGAGCCATACCAACAAGGATACCCTGCCCGAAAAGGTCGCGATGCTGCGGTCGCTGGAGACGAAGTTCCGTCGGCCGGTCGGCATCCTGGCCGATCTGCAGGGGCCGAAGCTGCGCGTCGGCGCCTTTGGCGGCGATGGCGGGGTAACGCTGGAGAACGGTGCCCGCTTCACGCTCGATTCCGATCCTGCGCCGGGCACGCTTAAGCGCGTCCATCTGCCCCATCCCGAGATTCTGAGCGCGCTGGAGCCGGGCCACACCCTGATCCTCGACGACGGAAAGTTGCGGCTCGTTGTCGAAAAGGCGAGCGAGAAGCAGGCTGTGACGCGCGTCGTGGTCGGTGGCCGGCTCTCTTCCCGCAAGGGCGTCAGCCTGCCTGATACCACCATCGCCGTCTCGGCCATGACCGACAAAGATCGGTCCGATGCCGAGGCCGCGGCAGAGGCCGGCGTCGACTGGATCGCACTGTCCTTCGTACAGCGGCCCGAGGACATGGCCGATCTGCGCAAGATCGTACGCGGCCGGGCGCTGGCGCTCGCCAAGATCGAGAAGCCCCAGGCGCTGCTGCGGCTGGAAGAAATCATCGACGCCTCCGACGCAATCATGGTCGCGCGCGGCGATCTCGGCGTCGAGATGCCGCTGGAGAAGGTGCCGGGAACACAGAAGCGCATCACCCGGATGTGCCGGCGCATGGGCAAGCCCGTCGTCGTCGCGACCCAGATGCTGGAGAGCATGATCACCAGCCCCGTGCCGACGCGCGCCGAAGTCTCGGACGTTGCGACCGCCGTGTTCGAGGGTGCCGACGCGGTGATGCTTTCGGCCGAAAGCGCGGCCGGCCAGTTTCCGATCGAGGCGGTGACGATGATGAACCGTATCGCCGAGGAGGTGGAAAGCGAATCGGTCTATCGCTCCATCCTGGAGGCGCAGCGGGCCGAGCCGGAAGCGACCGGCGCCGACGCCATCGCCAAGGCGGCCCACGAGATCGCCGATACGCTGAACCTGAAGGCGATCGCCGCCTGGACCTCGTCAGGCTCCACCGCCTTCCGCATCGCCCGCGAGCGGCCGAATTCGACCGTGATCGCGCTGACGCCCAACCGCGCCACGGCGCGGCGGCTGACGCTGGTCTGGGGCGTGCACGCCGTCGTCACCAAGGACGCCAGCGACGTCGACGACATGGCGTCCCGCGCCTGCAAATTCGCGGTGCGCGAGAACTTCGCCAGGCTCGGCGACCGCATCATCGTCGTGGCCGGCGTGCCGTTCGGATCGCCGGGCGCGACCAACATGGTCCGTATCGCCTTCGTGGCGAAGGAGCATGTCGAGAAGGCGTGA
- a CDS encoding DUF1036 domain-containing protein, with product MARIERIILRLCLLAALLLSGAAPALADLRMCNTTGSRIGVSIGYRDAQGWITEGWWNLSPRGCETLLRGTLAARFYYVHAVDYDKGGEWTGKSVMCTRNKEFTIRGIEDCLARGLDRAGFFEVDTGEQKSWTIQLTDTTGAMPARP from the coding sequence ATGGCCCGAATCGAACGAATCATCCTGCGCCTGTGCCTGCTGGCGGCGCTGCTCCTGAGCGGTGCGGCACCGGCGCTCGCGGATCTGCGCATGTGCAATACGACCGGCAGCCGGATCGGCGTCTCGATCGGTTATCGCGATGCGCAGGGCTGGATCACGGAAGGCTGGTGGAATCTCAGCCCGCGCGGCTGCGAGACGCTGCTGCGCGGCACCCTGGCGGCGCGCTTCTACTATGTTCACGCCGTCGATTACGACAAGGGCGGCGAGTGGACGGGAAAATCCGTCATGTGCACGCGCAACAAGGAATTCACGATTCGCGGCATCGAGGATTGCCTGGCGCGCGGCCTGGACCGCGCCGGCTTCTTCGAGGTCGATACCGGCGAGCAGAAGAGCTGGACAATCCAGCTGACCGACACCACCGGCGCCATGCCGGCAAGGCCCTGA
- a CDS encoding glycerate kinase type-2 family protein — protein sequence MRNVGGGLRVVQQAGDDRADPRAVARAIFDAAVARAHPSGCLPQHLPAAPERGRLILLAAGKAAGSMTALAEAHYLDRGFPPERLVGHAVARHGYETTTRHIPMVAAGHPVPDQGSIDSAERALALAASATAEDFVLVLLSGGGSANWVAPAGTLTLAEKQAVNKALLRSGAPIGEMNIVRKRLSRIKGGRLALAAAPARLLTLAVSDVPGDEPTAIASGPTVPDPTTMEQARAIVARYGLDLPVAAKALLKDDASETPKPGHDAFARTEFRIIARPADAIAAARAAAEAAGYAVHDLGADLEGEARDVAAAHAVLAKKINAEGRRACILSGGELTVTLRGRGRGGPNQEYALALAIALDGEAGIVALSGDTDGTDGGGGEASDPAGAIVDPTTLARAGALGLVPAQCLSENDSTGFFEPLGDLLRTGPTLTNVNDCRVILIDP from the coding sequence ATGCGAAACGTGGGTGGGGGGCTCCGGGTGGTGCAGCAAGCGGGGGACGACAGAGCCGACCCGCGTGCGGTCGCACGGGCGATTTTCGACGCGGCGGTGGCGCGGGCTCATCCGTCGGGCTGTTTGCCGCAGCATCTGCCCGCTGCACCCGAGCGAGGTCGGCTGATCCTGCTCGCGGCGGGCAAGGCGGCCGGCAGCATGACGGCGCTGGCCGAAGCGCATTATCTCGATCGCGGCTTTCCCCCAGAGCGGCTCGTCGGCCATGCCGTGGCGCGCCATGGCTACGAGACGACGACGCGCCACATCCCGATGGTCGCTGCCGGCCACCCGGTGCCCGACCAGGGCAGCATCGACAGCGCCGAGCGCGCGCTGGCGCTCGCGGCCTCGGCTACGGCAGAGGATTTCGTGCTTGTGCTGCTCTCGGGCGGCGGGTCGGCCAACTGGGTCGCACCCGCCGGCACATTGACGCTCGCTGAGAAACAGGCGGTCAACAAGGCGTTGCTGCGCTCGGGCGCGCCGATCGGCGAGATGAACATCGTGCGCAAGCGCCTTTCCCGGATCAAGGGCGGGCGGCTGGCGCTCGCCGCGGCCCCGGCGAGGCTGCTGACGCTCGCGGTCTCGGACGTCCCCGGCGACGAGCCGACCGCGATCGCCTCGGGGCCGACCGTGCCCGATCCGACGACGATGGAGCAGGCGCGGGCCATCGTCGCGCGCTATGGTCTCGATCTTCCGGTTGCCGCGAAGGCACTGCTCAAAGACGATGCCAGCGAGACGCCCAAGCCTGGTCATGATGCCTTCGCCAGGACCGAATTCCGTATCATCGCGCGTCCAGCCGATGCCATAGCGGCAGCGCGTGCCGCGGCCGAGGCGGCGGGCTATGCCGTGCATGACCTTGGCGCCGATCTCGAAGGCGAGGCGCGCGATGTCGCCGCTGCCCATGCCGTATTGGCTAAAAAAATCAATGCCGAGGGCCGGCGCGCCTGCATCCTCTCGGGCGGGGAACTGACCGTGACCCTGCGCGGCCGGGGCCGGGGCGGGCCAAACCAGGAATACGCGCTGGCGCTGGCGATTGCGCTCGACGGGGAGGCCGGCATCGTCGCCTTGTCGGGCGACACCGACGGAACGGATGGCGGCGGCGGCGAGGCGAGCGACCCGGCCGGCGCGATCGTCGACCCGACGACGCTGGCGCGAGCCGGTGCACTCGGCCTCGTTCCTGCCCAATGCCTGTCGGAGAACGATTCGACCGGTTTCTTCGAGCCGCTGGGCGATCTGCTGCGCACCGGCCCGACCTTGACCAATGTGAACGATTGCCGCGTGATCCTGATAGACCCCTGA